A single genomic interval of Oryctolagus cuniculus chromosome 19, mOryCun1.1, whole genome shotgun sequence harbors:
- the LOC100358997 gene encoding zymogen granule membrane protein 16-like, translated as MWTFMLLGLLCASASASAIQARSSSYSGEYGCGRGEPFSHSGLQLEGPITAIRVRVNSFNIVGLQVRYGQVWSDYVGGKLGDLEEIFLHPGESVIRVSGSYGNYLKTLNFVTDKGRFLSFGKDTGIMLYAVPLDPNTVL; from the exons ATGTGGACCTTCATGCTCCTGGGCCTTCTCTGTGCCTCGGCCTCTGCCAGTGCCA tCCAGGCCAGGTCCTCCTCCTACAGTGGCGAGTACGGATGTGGAAGAGGGGAGCCATTCTCCCACTCCGGCCTCCAGCTGGAAGGCCCCATCACAGCCATCCGTGTCCGGGTCAACAGCTTCAATATCGTGGG TCTCCAGGTACGCTATGGCCAGGTGTGGAGCGACTACGTGGGTGGcaagctgggagacctggaggagatctTTCTGCACCCAGGGGAGTCAGTGATCCGGGTGTCTGGGTCATACGGTAACTATCTGAAGACGCTGAACTTTGTGACTGACAAGGGTCGCTTCCTTTCCTTTGGGAAAGACACAGGCATAATGTTGTATGCTGTCCCCTTGGACCCAAACACCGTGCTCTGA